The Corallococcus soli genome includes a window with the following:
- a CDS encoding AraC family transcriptional regulator produces the protein MDAEHLPHEGPGPLFVGNGRVQGSRSRPASHAHATLAFYTEGQATIEQRTHLTLTPGDVLLIPAGEKHRMVESSGAELLGLGFHPAAFALTEVGPLLEPFERVRQGASAVVPIPSGRQEHLLRLMSEIGEETRAPASPLREQVVRSLFSLVLVEVARSGAWTPAESRTSWVGEALTFIERHCLEPISLREVAAAVGRSPAHVTTALKQATGHSAVEWIISGRLAEARRRLLSSDERIDIIAERVGYADPTHFIRLFRRAEGLTPAAWRKQHHATGVTDDKVSVLAPRRHDARCASAPDTRASLILL, from the coding sequence GTGGATGCCGAACATCTTCCGCATGAAGGCCCGGGGCCCCTGTTCGTGGGCAATGGGCGCGTCCAGGGCTCCCGTTCGCGTCCGGCCAGCCATGCGCACGCCACCCTCGCCTTCTACACGGAGGGACAGGCCACCATCGAGCAGCGCACCCACCTGACGCTGACGCCGGGGGACGTGCTGCTCATCCCCGCCGGGGAGAAGCACCGGATGGTGGAGTCCTCGGGGGCGGAGCTCCTGGGCCTGGGATTCCACCCGGCCGCCTTCGCGCTGACGGAGGTGGGGCCGCTGCTGGAGCCCTTCGAGCGCGTGCGCCAGGGCGCCTCCGCCGTCGTGCCCATTCCCTCCGGCAGGCAGGAGCACCTGCTCCGGCTGATGTCGGAGATTGGCGAGGAGACGCGCGCACCCGCCAGTCCCCTGAGGGAGCAGGTGGTGCGGAGCCTGTTCTCGCTCGTGCTCGTGGAGGTGGCCCGCTCCGGCGCGTGGACGCCCGCGGAGTCGCGCACGTCGTGGGTGGGCGAAGCGCTGACGTTCATCGAGCGGCACTGCCTGGAGCCCATCTCGCTGCGCGAGGTGGCCGCCGCCGTGGGCCGTTCTCCCGCCCACGTGACGACCGCGCTCAAGCAGGCCACGGGGCACAGCGCGGTGGAGTGGATCATCTCCGGCCGGCTCGCGGAGGCACGGCGCAGACTGCTGTCCTCCGACGAGCGCATCGACATCATCGCGGAGCGCGTGGGCTACGCGGACCCCACGCACTTCATCCGCCTGTTCCGGCGCGCGGAGGGCCTCACGCCCGCAGCGTGGCGAAAGCAGCACCACGCCACCGGAGTGACGGACGACAAGGTCTCCGTCCTTGCGCCACGGCGGCATGACGCGCGCTGCGCCTCCGCACCGGACACCCGGGCCTCCCTCATCCTGCTCTGA